The genomic window GTTCCTCCAATGGCGTCCCCGCCATACTTTAAAGCAGAAGCTCCTTTTACCACAGTTATTTTACCTGCTGTATTCACATCAACATTAGGAGCATGTTCATCTCCCCATTCCATATCCTGCATACGCACCCCATTGTTTATAATAAGAACACGGCTACCGTACAATCCTTGTATAATAGGTTTTACAATGGTAGCACCTGTATTTAGTGAAGAAACCCCTGCTATTTCTTTTAAGGCATCACCCAGCGAAGCACTGCTGTAGTTTTCTAATACGTCCTGACTAAGGGTTTGCTCCTGAGCGGAAAGGGTTTTATCCAATGTTCTTTTAGAAATAGTAACTTCTTGCAATTCATTTAGGTGATGTTCCAGGTAAAAGTTTTTAGTACTCTCCTTTTTCATATCTACCAGCACTACCTGCGAATTACACGCTTCGTGTTCGATAGTAAAAGCATAACTGGTAGGGCACAAACCCCGAATCGTAAAGACCCCGTTCTCATCTGTTTCTACCACTTGATCGTTAAAGCTTATTGTTGCGCCTTGTAGCGGTATCCCATCATGAAAATCAATCACATTGCCTGAAAGCGTCTGCTGACAATCCTGTGCCGTTATATGTGAAACACTTATAAATAGCATAATTAATACTATATTTTTTATCATTATATCTTCAGAAGATTAAAGAGAGCCTATTTTAGAACGCTTTATAAATAGCGTTATACTACTGATGTATAGTATGTTTTATAAAATAGAATGATTTATAAAAGACTTAGGGAACACTAAAAGTTACCTTATTCTTTTACCATTAAGAAAAAAGATAAGCAGGTGGTGCCTTATTAAGAAAAGAATGGGTTATAATACGATCTATGCTTATAGGAAAAAAGCCATAGACTACGTTGCTAACAAGCGGTATTCTATCTTGAGCTACATAAGCCGGTTGAGGTAAAACATAGTCATCAGGATGTATATCATTTGATGTTATACAGACTATACAATCAGAGCCACCATCAGCATCATGAGATAAAACATGCAAATCCATTACCTGAATGAACCCGAAATAAATCAGGAAAATTATAGCTATTATGGATTTTATGCTTTTCACGTGTCAAATAAACGAAAATAACTATGTTAATAATATGTACACATTGTTAAATTATTACAAAGGACACCGTTTTAGACACTACTTCCCGTAAATTTTCAGGCAATTTGCTCTCCGTCCACGGATGTTGTGCTTCAAAAACATGATTTGAACCTTCAATTAATTCCAATTTGCTTTGTAAATTCCAGGAATGTAAAGCCTCTGCTTCTTTGTAATGTACCGTAGTGTCATCCGTTCCATGAATAATGAGGTAAGGGATATTAAGTTTGTTTACTGCTTTTTTAATGGTTAACCTGTCTTCGTTTTCTTTAAAGTCTGTATAAAACTGATAATGATGGGGCATTTGTTGTTTAGTACGTGAATTTTCTACATAGACTACTCCTTTCTTTTTCCAATCTTCTAAGCCTTTTTTATCCGGAAAGCGAACGGCATAATCTGATACTCCAGCCCAGGTAACCAACTTGGTAATTTTAGGTTCTTCCGAAGCTTTTATACAAGCAATACCGCCCCCTCTTGAGTGACCGATAAGCGCAATATGATGTACATCAAGTTCATTATGATAAGGATTCTTTGTATCACTGATCCGGTCGATGATAGTTTGCAGGTCATCCAACTCCTTGCTGTAATTATTTTCGGCAAAGGCATCCAGGTCCGGGAAGTCTATAGGTTGAGATAAGGTACCGCCATTATGAGAAAAATTAAATTTTATAAAGAACATACCCTGTTCGGCAAAGGTAGTAGCCATTAAGTCCCAGGCACCCCAATCTTTAAAACCTTTATACCCATGACAGAAGATCACAATTGGTTTTTTCTTATTATTTTCCTGATAAAAAACGTCCGTAACAATACTTTTTTGATGTCTACCGGGGATTGCCTGATTCTTATGTATCTTTATCATTATATTTTTAGTAATTAGTCTATACCGCCTTTTCTATAAAAGGTAGATTCGGATTAAATATTTCTTTTAGCAGCGTTTCAAGCACTTGATGAAATTCGGTCATACAATTTACATCCATATTTTCATATAGTTTTTTATCGCCTTCCATTTTATATTTTAATTGTAAAAACCCTTCTTTTAGATTTTTAAAAGAAACGATACTTCCGTAGATATCTTTTTCTTTGTTTCCAGGTTGGTTTTTATACAAATAACCGTACATCAATACCTGGAAAGCTTTACTATACTTATAATCCGTAATCACTTCGGTTATAGTATTGATTTTGAGTTCTGATGCACTTACCCTTCCGGTTTTATAATCCAAAATTCGTAGGTTACCATCAATTTCGTCAATACGATCTACTTTTCCTCTTAATACTACTGGAAAGTCAAAAGCTTCGGACATAAAGTTTACTTTTAAATTTTCTTCAACCCCTTTCACCTTTATAACTTCTGTTGCAGATACTTTTTTTTCTAATGCTATAAAGCGTTCTATGTAGCGTTTGGCAACTTCATAAATTAATAAGTTCTTTCCTTTTTTAATATGGATCGTACTGTATTCGCTTCGAAATTGTTGTGATACTTCATCTTCTATTTTTTTAAGGAAATCTTTATAATCACTAGCGGTTACACAATTACCCTTTAAAGGTTTATATAAATTCTCTAGTGTATTATGTACAATAGTTCCTAATGTATTTGCGGCCACAGTCTCTTCTACAACATTC from Aquimarina sp. ERC-38 includes these protein-coding regions:
- a CDS encoding alpha/beta hydrolase family protein; amino-acid sequence: MIKIHKNQAIPGRHQKSIVTDVFYQENNKKKPIVIFCHGYKGFKDWGAWDLMATTFAEQGMFFIKFNFSHNGGTLSQPIDFPDLDAFAENNYSKELDDLQTIIDRISDTKNPYHNELDVHHIALIGHSRGGGIACIKASEEPKITKLVTWAGVSDYAVRFPDKKGLEDWKKKGVVYVENSRTKQQMPHHYQFYTDFKENEDRLTIKKAVNKLNIPYLIIHGTDDTTVHYKEAEALHSWNLQSKLELIEGSNHVFEAQHPWTESKLPENLREVVSKTVSFVII